A single Pseudomonas brassicacearum DNA region contains:
- a CDS encoding chemotaxis response regulator CheY has protein sequence MKILIVDDFSTMRRIIKNLLRDLGFTNTAEADDGTTALPMLHSGNFDFLVTDWNMPGMTGIDLLRQVRADEKLKHLPVLMVTAEAKREQIIEAAQAGVNGYVVKPFTAQALKEKIEKIFERIG, from the coding sequence ATGAAAATCCTCATCGTTGATGACTTCTCAACGATGCGGCGGATCATAAAAAACCTGTTGCGTGACCTTGGGTTCACCAACACGGCCGAAGCAGATGACGGGACCACTGCGCTCCCGATGTTGCACAGTGGCAACTTCGATTTTCTGGTCACCGACTGGAACATGCCGGGCATGACCGGTATCGACCTGTTGCGTCAGGTGCGTGCCGACGAAAAACTCAAGCATCTTCCGGTGCTGATGGTCACTGCCGAAGCCAAGCGCGAGCAGATCATCGAAGCGGCCCAGGCCGGTGTGAACGGCTATGTGGTCAAACCCTTCACGGCCCAGGCGTTGAAAGAGAAGATTGAAAAAATCTTTGAACGCATCGGTTAA
- a CDS encoding protein phosphatase CheZ, which translates to MDNESSMGDFESTLKKHARELVDSLEKGRFGDAVQMIHELNQTRDRGLYQEVGKLTRELHSAIVNFQIDPNMPQAEEVSQITDATERLGYVVKLTEAAANRTMDLVESATPLVNGLSEEAQALSTDWGRFMRREVGAEEFRELARRVDGFLTRSSTENRAVASNLNDILLAQDYQDLTGQVIKRVTQLVTEVESNLLKLVLMASQVDRFAGIEHDREAMLAEKDPQKHLSQGEGPQIHADKREDVMSGQDDVDDLLSSLGF; encoded by the coding sequence ATGGATAACGAATCTTCAATGGGCGATTTCGAATCGACCCTGAAAAAACATGCCCGCGAACTGGTCGACAGCCTTGAAAAAGGTCGCTTTGGCGATGCGGTTCAAATGATCCATGAGCTCAACCAGACCCGTGACCGCGGTCTGTATCAGGAGGTGGGCAAGCTCACGCGTGAATTGCACAGCGCGATTGTCAATTTCCAGATCGACCCGAATATGCCGCAGGCCGAAGAAGTCTCGCAGATCACCGACGCCACCGAGCGTCTGGGTTATGTGGTCAAGCTGACCGAGGCTGCGGCCAACCGCACCATGGACCTGGTGGAAAGCGCAACGCCGCTGGTCAATGGCCTGAGCGAAGAAGCCCAGGCCTTGAGCACCGACTGGGGGCGGTTCATGCGGCGCGAAGTCGGTGCCGAAGAGTTTCGGGAGCTGGCCCGTCGAGTCGACGGTTTCCTGACGCGCAGCAGCACCGAGAACCGCGCGGTGGCCAGCAACCTCAACGATATTCTGCTGGCCCAGGACTATCAGGACCTGACCGGCCAGGTGATCAAGCGGGTGACCCAATTGGTCACCGAAGTGGAAAGCAACCTGCTCAAATTGGTGTTGATGGCCAGCCAGGTCGACCGCTTTGCCGGCATCGAACACGACCGTGAAGCGATGCTCGCTGAAAAAGATCCACAAAAACATCTCTCTCAGGGTGAAGGTCCGCAGATTCATGCCGATAAAAGAGAAGACGTTATGTCCGGTCAGGACGATGTGGACGATTTGCTGTCCAGCCTTGGATTTTGA
- a CDS encoding chemotaxis protein CheA has product MSFGADEEILQDFLVEAGEILEQLSEQLVELESRPDDADLLNAIFRGFHTVKGGAGFLQLNELVECCHIAENVFDILRKGERRVDSELMDVVLEALDAVNSMFSEVRERSPITAATPELLAALSRLAEPQSADEATPVAEAVVEEPVAEESGDITDNEFEQLLDSLNTVKAQAEAPVAPAAPAAPAVDGAASDEITDAEFESLLDQLHGKGQFAPDAVVPPAAPAAPKAAGDSSDITDDEFEALLDQLHGKGTFAVDALDSAIASVPTPAKPAAAAAGSDLISDHEFESLLDELHGKGKFSEVGTASAAPAAPTAAATAAAPAAKAAPKPAAKAPEPKAEPAKAAAAAPAPARAAAAAPADKPASEAETTVRVDTARLDEIMNMVGELVLVRNRLVRLGLNSQDEAMSKAVSNLDVVTADLQTAVMKTRMQPIKKVFGRFPRLVRDLARQLKKEINLELVGEETDLDKNLVEALADPLVHLVRNAVDHGIESPEEREASGKVRSGKVILAAEQEGDHILLSISDDGKGMDPNVLRSIAVKRGVMDKDAADRLSDTECYNLIFAPGFSTKTEISDVSGRGVGMDVVKTKISQLNGSINIYSTKGQGSKIVIKVPLTLAIMPTLMVMLGNQAFAFPLVNVNEIFHLDLSRTNVVDGQEVVIVRDKALPLFYLKRWLVSSAAHVEQGEGHVVILSVGTQRIGFVVDQLVGQEEVVIKPLGKMLQGTPGMSGATITGDGRIALILDVPSMLKRYAARRI; this is encoded by the coding sequence ATGAGCTTCGGCGCCGATGAAGAGATCCTTCAGGATTTCCTGGTTGAGGCCGGCGAGATTCTAGAGCAACTGTCCGAGCAACTGGTCGAGCTGGAAAGCCGACCAGATGATGCGGATCTGCTCAATGCAATTTTTCGCGGTTTCCACACTGTAAAAGGAGGCGCCGGCTTCCTCCAGCTCAACGAGCTGGTGGAGTGCTGTCACATTGCCGAAAACGTGTTCGACATCCTGCGCAAGGGTGAGCGTCGCGTTGATTCGGAACTGATGGACGTGGTGCTCGAAGCGCTGGATGCGGTCAACAGCATGTTCAGCGAAGTGCGTGAGCGCTCGCCGATCACCGCTGCCACCCCCGAGCTGCTCGCTGCGCTGTCGCGTCTGGCCGAGCCGCAATCGGCTGACGAAGCGACTCCGGTTGCCGAGGCCGTGGTTGAAGAACCGGTCGCCGAGGAATCGGGCGACATCACCGATAACGAATTCGAACAACTGCTGGACTCCCTGAATACCGTCAAGGCCCAGGCCGAGGCGCCGGTCGCTCCGGCTGCACCTGCTGCGCCGGCTGTCGATGGGGCTGCCAGCGATGAAATCACCGATGCCGAGTTCGAATCACTGCTCGACCAGCTCCATGGCAAGGGCCAGTTCGCGCCTGATGCCGTGGTCCCGCCGGCGGCCCCGGCCGCGCCGAAAGCCGCGGGCGACAGCTCCGACATCACTGACGACGAATTCGAAGCCTTGCTTGATCAGTTGCACGGCAAGGGCACGTTTGCCGTTGACGCGCTGGATTCAGCCATCGCTTCGGTGCCGACGCCGGCCAAGCCCGCCGCCGCTGCCGCGGGCAGCGACCTGATCAGCGATCACGAATTCGAATCACTGCTCGATGAGCTGCACGGCAAGGGCAAGTTCAGCGAAGTCGGTACCGCTTCCGCTGCGCCTGCTGCGCCTACTGCCGCTGCCACTGCGGCCGCACCGGCGGCCAAGGCTGCGCCCAAACCCGCTGCCAAGGCACCGGAACCGAAGGCCGAGCCCGCCAAGGCTGCCGCTGCTGCTCCGGCGCCAGCCCGTGCTGCGGCGGCTGCGCCAGCGGACAAACCGGCCAGCGAAGCCGAGACCACCGTTCGGGTCGATACCGCACGCCTGGACGAGATCATGAACATGGTCGGCGAACTGGTGCTGGTGCGTAACCGTCTGGTGCGCCTGGGCCTCAACAGTCAGGATGAAGCCATGTCCAAGGCCGTGTCGAACCTCGACGTGGTCACGGCAGACCTGCAGACCGCGGTCATGAAGACCCGGATGCAGCCGATCAAGAAAGTCTTCGGGCGCTTCCCGCGCCTGGTTCGCGACCTGGCTCGCCAGCTCAAGAAAGAAATCAACCTGGAACTGGTGGGTGAAGAGACCGACCTCGACAAGAACCTTGTCGAGGCCCTGGCCGACCCGCTGGTCCACTTGGTGCGCAACGCGGTCGACCACGGCATCGAGTCGCCGGAAGAACGCGAAGCCTCGGGCAAGGTCCGCAGCGGCAAGGTGATCCTGGCCGCTGAGCAGGAAGGCGACCACATCCTGCTGTCGATCTCCGACGACGGCAAAGGCATGGACCCGAACGTGCTGCGTTCCATCGCGGTGAAACGCGGTGTGATGGACAAGGATGCCGCCGACCGCCTGAGCGACACCGAGTGCTACAACCTGATCTTCGCCCCGGGTTTCTCGACCAAGACCGAGATTTCCGACGTGTCGGGCCGTGGCGTGGGCATGGACGTGGTGAAAACCAAGATTTCCCAGCTCAACGGTTCGATCAATATCTACTCGACCAAGGGCCAGGGCTCGAAGATTGTCATCAAGGTCCCGTTGACCCTGGCGATCATGCCGACCCTGATGGTGATGCTGGGCAACCAGGCATTCGCCTTCCCGCTGGTCAACGTCAATGAGATCTTCCACCTCGACCTTTCGCGCACCAACGTGGTGGACGGCCAGGAAGTGGTGATCGTACGGGACAAGGCACTGCCACTGTTCTACCTCAAGCGCTGGCTGGTCAGCTCCGCCGCTCATGTGGAGCAGGGCGAGGGCCATGTGGTGATCCTTTCGGTGGGCACCCAGCGGATCGGCTTCGTCGTCGACCAATTGGTGGGCCAGGAAGAAGTGGTCATCAAGCCGTTAGGCAAGATGCTCCAGGGCACCCCGGGCATGTCCGGCGCCACCATCACCGGCGACGGCCGCATCGCGTTGATTCTCGATGTGCCAAGCATGCTCAAGCGTTACGCCGCCCGGCGTATTTGA
- a CDS encoding protein-glutamate methylesterase/protein-glutamine glutaminase produces MVVKVLVVDDSGFFRRRVSEILSADASIQVVGTATNGKEAIDQALALKPDVITMDYEMPMMDGITAVRHIMQRCPTPVLMFSSLTHEGARVTLDALDAGAVDFLPKNFEDISRNPDKVRQLLCEKVHSISRSNRRVGAYSASAPAPVAAPSPTPAASSSFNPAPARSAPAPAPARPAPASTSSPAPKRKAYKLVAIGTSTGGPVALQRVLTQLPANFPAPIVLIQHMPAAFTKAFAERLDKLCNVSVKEAEDGDILRPGLALLAPGGKQMMIDGRGAVKILPGDERLNYKPCVDITFGSAAKSYGDKVLAVVLTGMGADGREGARLLKQGGSAIWAQDEASCVIYGMPMAIVKADLADAVYSLDDIGRHLVEACL; encoded by the coding sequence ATGGTAGTTAAAGTCCTGGTGGTGGACGATTCGGGGTTTTTCCGCCGCCGCGTCTCGGAAATTCTTTCGGCGGACGCGAGTATTCAGGTCGTCGGTACCGCGACCAACGGCAAAGAGGCGATCGATCAGGCCCTGGCACTCAAGCCGGACGTGATCACCATGGACTACGAGATGCCGATGATGGACGGCATCACGGCCGTGCGGCATATCATGCAGCGCTGCCCGACCCCGGTATTGATGTTCTCGTCCCTGACCCATGAAGGCGCCCGGGTGACCCTCGATGCGCTGGACGCCGGGGCGGTGGATTTCCTGCCGAAAAATTTCGAAGACATTTCGCGCAACCCAGACAAAGTCCGGCAGTTGCTGTGCGAAAAGGTCCACAGCATTTCCCGCAGCAATCGCCGTGTCGGTGCCTACAGCGCATCGGCGCCAGCCCCTGTTGCGGCGCCCAGCCCGACGCCGGCTGCATCGAGCAGCTTCAATCCGGCACCGGCACGCAGTGCCCCGGCACCTGCGCCGGCTCGCCCGGCACCCGCCAGTACGTCGTCGCCGGCGCCCAAGCGCAAAGCCTACAAGCTGGTCGCTATCGGTACGTCCACGGGTGGCCCGGTGGCGCTGCAGCGGGTCCTGACCCAGTTGCCGGCCAACTTCCCGGCCCCCATCGTGCTGATCCAGCACATGCCGGCGGCCTTCACCAAGGCGTTTGCCGAGCGCTTGGACAAGCTGTGCAACGTCAGCGTCAAGGAAGCCGAGGATGGCGACATCCTGCGTCCAGGCCTGGCGTTGCTGGCACCGGGTGGCAAGCAGATGATGATCGATGGCCGCGGCGCGGTGAAAATCCTGCCCGGTGACGAGCGTCTGAACTACAAGCCCTGCGTGGACATCACCTTCGGTTCCGCGGCCAAGTCCTACGGTGACAAAGTTCTGGCGGTGGTGCTCACCGGCATGGGCGCCGACGGTCGCGAAGGCGCGCGCCTGCTCAAGCAGGGCGGCAGCGCGATCTGGGCCCAGGACGAAGCCAGCTGCGTGATCTACGGCATGCCGATGGCCATCGTAAAGGCCGATCTTGCCGACGCGGTGTACAGCTTGGACGACATTGGTAGACACCTGGTCGAGGCCTGCCTGTAA
- a CDS encoding flagellar motor protein: protein MDVLSLIGIIMAFVAIIGGNYLEGGHLGALANGPAALIVLGGTIGAALLQSPMSAFKRAMQVLIWILFPPRVDLAGGIDRVVNWSLTARKEGLLGLEGVADAEPDSYSRKGLQLLVDGAEPEAIRSILEVDFYTQESRDIEAAKVFESMGGYAPTIGIIGAVMGLIHVMGNLADPSQLGSGIAVAFVATIYGVASANLVLLPIAAKLKSIALRQSRYREMLLEGILSIAEGENPRSIELKLQGFMD from the coding sequence ATGGATGTGCTCAGCCTGATCGGCATCATCATGGCGTTCGTCGCCATCATTGGCGGCAATTATCTGGAAGGCGGTCATCTGGGCGCGCTGGCCAACGGCCCAGCGGCGTTGATCGTGCTCGGTGGCACCATCGGCGCGGCGTTGTTGCAGTCGCCCATGAGCGCTTTCAAGCGCGCCATGCAAGTGCTGATCTGGATTCTGTTCCCGCCCCGTGTCGACCTGGCCGGTGGTATCGATCGCGTGGTGAACTGGAGCCTGACCGCTCGCAAGGAAGGTTTGCTGGGCCTGGAAGGGGTGGCCGATGCCGAACCTGACAGCTACTCGCGCAAAGGCCTGCAATTGCTGGTGGACGGCGCCGAGCCGGAAGCCATCCGCAGCATCCTGGAAGTGGATTTCTACACCCAGGAAAGCCGCGACATCGAAGCGGCCAAGGTATTCGAAAGCATGGGCGGCTACGCGCCGACCATTGGCATCATCGGTGCGGTGATGGGCCTGATCCACGTGATGGGCAACCTGGCCGATCCATCGCAACTGGGCAGCGGCATCGCCGTGGCGTTTGTCGCCACGATCTATGGTGTGGCGAGTGCCAACCTGGTGTTGCTGCCCATCGCGGCCAAGCTCAAGTCCATCGCGTTGCGCCAGTCGCGCTATCGCGAAATGCTGCTGGAAGGGATCCTGTCGATCGCCGAAGGTGAAAACCCGCGCTCCATTGAGTTGAAGCTCCAGGGCTTCATGGACTAA
- the motD gene encoding flagellar motor protein MotD, with the protein MARRRHREEHVNHERWLVSYADFITLLFAFFVVMYSISSVNEGKYKVISEALIGVFTDSDRALKPIPIGEERPKTITPAKPLVKDSEQVDAGIAGGSDPLKSIADDISAAFGDLISSNQMTVRGNELWVEIELNSSLLFGSGDAMPSDMAFNIIDKVAAILKPFDNPIHVEGFTDDQPIRTAQYPTNWELSSARSASIVRMLAMQGVNPGRLASVGYGEFQPVANNATAEGRARNRRVVLVVSRNLDVRRSLTGTGTAKATPDAALKRAGTQTAPAPVKSPGRQSAVNSPSPAL; encoded by the coding sequence ATGGCACGTCGCAGACACCGTGAAGAACACGTCAACCATGAACGCTGGCTCGTTTCCTACGCCGACTTCATCACGCTGCTGTTTGCCTTTTTTGTGGTCATGTATTCGATTTCGTCGGTCAATGAAGGCAAGTACAAGGTCATTTCCGAGGCGTTGATCGGCGTATTTACCGACTCCGATCGTGCCCTCAAGCCTATCCCCATTGGCGAAGAGCGACCAAAGACGATCACGCCGGCCAAACCCTTGGTCAAGGACAGCGAGCAGGTCGATGCCGGTATCGCCGGTGGTAGCGATCCGTTGAAAAGCATCGCCGACGACATCAGCGCGGCGTTCGGCGACCTGATCAGTTCCAACCAGATGACCGTGCGTGGCAACGAGTTGTGGGTCGAGATCGAGCTCAATTCCAGCCTGTTGTTCGGCAGCGGCGATGCCATGCCCAGTGACATGGCGTTCAACATCATCGATAAGGTCGCGGCGATCCTCAAACCCTTCGACAACCCGATCCATGTCGAAGGCTTCACGGACGACCAGCCGATCCGTACCGCGCAGTACCCGACCAACTGGGAACTGTCCTCGGCCCGTTCGGCGAGCATCGTGCGCATGCTGGCGATGCAGGGAGTGAACCCCGGTCGCCTGGCCTCGGTGGGCTACGGCGAGTTCCAGCCGGTCGCCAACAACGCCACGGCCGAGGGGCGTGCGCGCAACCGGCGGGTGGTGCTGGTGGTGTCGCGCAACCTCGATGTACGTCGTAGCCTGACCGGTACCGGTACCGCCAAGGCAACTCCAGATGCGGCATTGAAGCGGGCTGGCACACAAACTGCACCGGCTCCGGTCAAGTCGCCGGGAAGACAGAGTGCCGTCAATTCTCCGTCACCCGCTTTATAA
- a CDS encoding ParA family protein: protein MRVWAVANQKGGVGKTTSSIALAGLLAEAGKRVVIVDLDPHGSMTSYFGYDPDSLEHSNYDLFLHKGAVPEGLPGQLLLSTSNERISLLPSSTALATLERQSPGQSGLGLVIAKSLAQLWQDFDYAIIDSPPLLGLLMVNALAASQQLVIPVQTEHLAVKGLERMVNTLAMVNRSRKQTLAFNIVPTLFDRRTQASLGTLRVLRDMYPDDIWQGYIPVDTRLRDASRAGVTPSQFDGKSRGVLAYRALLKHLLAQQLVPQQVA, encoded by the coding sequence ATGAGAGTCTGGGCAGTCGCCAATCAAAAAGGTGGTGTGGGCAAGACCACATCTTCCATCGCTTTAGCCGGGTTGCTGGCCGAGGCGGGCAAGCGCGTGGTCATCGTCGACCTGGACCCCCATGGCTCGATGACCAGCTATTTCGGCTACGATCCCGACAGCCTGGAGCACAGCAACTACGACTTGTTCCTGCACAAGGGTGCTGTGCCCGAGGGCTTGCCGGGGCAATTGCTGTTGTCCACCAGCAACGAGCGGATTTCCCTGCTGCCATCGAGCACCGCCCTCGCCACTCTGGAGCGACAGTCGCCCGGGCAAAGCGGGCTGGGCCTGGTGATCGCCAAGAGTCTGGCGCAGCTGTGGCAGGATTTTGATTACGCAATCATCGACAGCCCGCCGTTGCTGGGGCTGCTGATGGTCAATGCCTTGGCCGCCAGCCAGCAATTGGTGATCCCGGTGCAGACTGAGCACTTGGCGGTCAAGGGCCTGGAGCGCATGGTCAATACACTGGCGATGGTCAACCGCTCGCGCAAGCAGACGCTGGCCTTCAACATCGTGCCGACCCTGTTCGATCGTCGCACCCAGGCCTCCCTGGGCACCCTGCGGGTGTTGCGGGACATGTACCCGGATGACATCTGGCAAGGCTACATCCCCGTCGATACCCGCCTGCGGGACGCCAGCCGCGCAGGTGTGACCCCTTCGCAATTCGATGGCAAGAGCCGTGGCGTGCTGGCCTACCGGGCGCTGCTCAAGCACCTGTTGGCCCAGCAGCTTGTTCCGCAGCAGGTGGCCTGA
- a CDS encoding CheW domain-containing protein — protein MSRPIKTTSRPQMALQSYLDGLLQEATEELPPQPSVIEALPENVEAKGELDEFQAAVLEEQARDAQKSVVAAAVEAPFIKPQVAVMDAPAPILAPVSTVAPLLQGLVTPVVEIHLPPSNPPPPVPGDDRPAWAAEPFECLLFDVAGLTLAVPLVCLGSIYSLAGQELTPLFGQPEWFLGILPSQAGNLKVLDTARWVMPDRYRDDFRQGLQYVISVQGYEWGLAVHQVSRSLRLDPNEIKWRSHRGQRPWLAGTVIEHMCALLDVSELAELIASGGAKHLGGSKKPVQKPK, from the coding sequence ATGAGCCGCCCGATAAAGACAACCTCGCGTCCGCAAATGGCCCTGCAGTCCTATCTGGATGGGCTGCTGCAGGAAGCGACCGAAGAATTGCCGCCACAGCCAAGCGTGATCGAGGCGTTGCCCGAGAACGTCGAAGCCAAGGGGGAGCTGGATGAATTTCAGGCGGCCGTGCTCGAAGAGCAGGCCCGTGATGCACAGAAATCAGTAGTGGCTGCAGCGGTCGAGGCACCGTTTATCAAGCCTCAGGTAGCGGTCATGGACGCGCCTGCGCCGATCCTGGCGCCGGTCTCGACCGTAGCCCCGCTGCTGCAAGGCCTGGTGACGCCGGTGGTGGAAATCCATTTGCCACCGAGCAACCCACCGCCTCCGGTGCCGGGCGATGACCGGCCGGCCTGGGCTGCCGAGCCGTTCGAGTGTTTGTTGTTCGATGTGGCCGGGTTGACCCTGGCGGTGCCGCTGGTATGCCTGGGATCGATTTATTCCCTGGCCGGGCAGGAATTGACGCCGTTGTTTGGTCAGCCGGAATGGTTCCTCGGGATCCTGCCGAGCCAGGCCGGCAACCTGAAGGTACTGGATACGGCGCGCTGGGTGATGCCGGACCGTTATCGCGATGACTTTCGCCAGGGCTTGCAGTACGTGATTTCAGTGCAGGGTTACGAATGGGGGTTGGCGGTGCATCAGGTCAGCCGTTCGCTGCGCCTGGACCCGAACGAGATCAAGTGGCGCAGCCATCGAGGGCAACGGCCATGGCTGGCCGGTACGGTGATCGAGCACATGTGCGCCTTGCTGGACGTTTCCGAGCTGGCGGAGTTGATCGCCAGCGGTGGGGCAAAACATCTGGGCGGCAGCAAGAAGCCGGTCCAGAAACCGAAATAA
- a CDS encoding chemotaxis protein CheW produces MNDKASSQKGSEDPILQWVTFKLDNETYGINVMRVQEVLRYTEIAPVPGAPSYVLGIINLRGNVVTVIDTRQRFGLMNAEISDNTRIVIIEADKQVVGIMVDSVAEVVYLRQSEIETAPNVGNEESAKFIQGVCNKNNELLILVELDKMMSEEEWSELESI; encoded by the coding sequence ATGAATGATAAGGCGTCGTCTCAAAAGGGTTCTGAAGATCCGATTCTGCAATGGGTGACCTTCAAGCTCGATAACGAAACCTACGGCATCAACGTGATGCGTGTTCAGGAAGTGCTGCGCTATACCGAGATCGCTCCGGTACCGGGTGCACCGAGCTACGTGCTGGGCATCATCAACCTGCGTGGCAACGTGGTCACGGTAATCGATACCCGCCAGCGCTTCGGCCTGATGAATGCCGAGATCAGCGATAACACCCGGATCGTCATCATCGAAGCCGACAAGCAAGTGGTTGGCATCATGGTCGACAGCGTCGCCGAAGTGGTTTACCTGCGTCAGTCGGAAATCGAGACTGCGCCGAACGTGGGTAACGAAGAGTCCGCCAAGTTCATTCAGGGCGTGTGCAACAAGAACAACGAGTTGCTGATTCTGGTTGAACTGGACAAGATGATGAGCGAAGAAGAGTGGTCGGAACTGGAGAGTATCTGA
- a CDS encoding DUF2802 domain-containing protein, giving the protein MILEVAVIVLFLFWAGTLAMFLAYIRGQRQIAAQQAQGDALRDQRIKDLAKRVDDYQNGTVRMGEALHELRAVVAPLPDKLAQLEQRDPSSLSFAQAARLVGMGASVDELTQACGLTQAEAELMSKLHKGD; this is encoded by the coding sequence TTGATTCTTGAGGTAGCAGTCATTGTCCTGTTCCTTTTCTGGGCAGGCACGCTGGCGATGTTCTTGGCGTACATACGTGGCCAGCGGCAGATCGCCGCTCAGCAGGCCCAGGGCGATGCGCTGCGCGACCAGCGCATCAAGGACCTGGCCAAGCGCGTCGACGATTACCAGAACGGCACCGTGCGCATGGGCGAAGCGCTCCATGAGCTGCGTGCCGTGGTCGCGCCGTTGCCGGATAAACTCGCCCAGTTGGAACAGCGCGACCCCTCCAGCCTGTCCTTCGCCCAGGCTGCCCGCCTGGTGGGTATGGGCGCCAGCGTCGACGAACTGACCCAAGCCTGCGGCCTGACCCAGGCCGAGGCGGAGTTGATGAGCAAGCTGCACAAGGGCGACTGA
- a CDS encoding EscU/YscU/HrcU family type III secretion system export apparatus switch protein, giving the protein MTTHTEPRQAIALKYDGHHAPTLTAKGDEALAEEILRIARESEVPIYENAELVKLLARMELGDSIPEELYRTIAEIIAFAWNLKGKFPQGHDPNAPSVEKDVTDRGDDY; this is encoded by the coding sequence ATGACAACCCACACCGAACCCCGCCAGGCCATCGCCCTCAAGTACGACGGTCACCACGCCCCCACCCTCACCGCCAAGGGCGACGAAGCCCTGGCCGAGGAAATCCTGCGCATCGCCCGCGAAAGCGAAGTACCGATCTATGAAAATGCCGAGCTGGTGAAACTCTTGGCGCGGATGGAGCTGGGGGACAGCATCCCGGAAGAGTTGTATCGCACGATTGCCGAAATCATCGCCTTTGCCTGGAACCTCAAGGGCAAGTTTCCCCAGGGCCATGACCCGAATGCGCCGAGCGTCGAGAAGGATGTGACCGACCGCGGTGACGATTACTGA